In the genome of Yarrowia lipolytica chromosome 1B, complete sequence, the window acgtgatcaatCTGAGTCTTGGTAACTACAAGGTATCATTACATTACTGGTATATAATGTCATCCACATGCCCTTCCACACCCTCGTTCATCACCATTGCAAATAGATGGATCTGGGGCCTGGGCCATCTCTTGAGCCATTCCGTTCCGGAAACCCCAGTCATCCTAAAGTAGGTCTGTTTACACGCTAGTTGAAGTCCGGGCACGCTAGACCATTCTTCGGAGCTAACAGAAATGGGGAGAGGGAGACATTGGGGAAAGCAGTGTTGTATACAGACGTAAAGAGCAACAAGATGTTGACAATTGAGGTAAAATTTGATAAGAAATCAACTCCTGGCATCtcttactgtactcatacGCCTTCAGTACCACGATACAGGCTATCTTCCATGCACACTGTGGTCTAATGTAGTTCTAAACACCCTGCAAATATAGCAAGGCCGTGGCCCCACTAAACAAGTAGCTATGGATAAACAGTCTGGTCCAGCTCTCCTCCTTATCATCTCCGAACTCCACCTTTCGACGACACTCGGTTAATCATGAGAATCTCTCTACTTTGTGTTGCAACTCTTTGCAGCTCTGTCTTGGCCCTCTACACACCCCAACGTGGAAcatgtccttcttcacctctACTTCGACAAGCCAAGGGACTTCAAAGCGATGAAGCAGAGTACATGTCCAGCCGTCGGAACAAGACCAAACCTGCCTTGAGTACCTTTCTGAAAAAGCAAAACATTGACAATTTCGATGTCGATTCCTTCCTCGAACGGGCGTCCCCCAAGTTGGCTGTGGCTgccgctggaggaggcctGAGAGCCACTTATATGGGCATGGGTACATTCCAGGCACTCGACAACCGAACAGAGAACTCCACTCTTGCCGGTTACCTCCAGGCCGTCGACTACATGTCGGGATTGTCTGGGGGTTCGTGGCTAGTAGGCTACCTAGCTATCAACGATTATCCAGATTTCCAGACTCTTTTCCACGCGTTTGACGGCATTTTCAATCTTCCAGGATCCATGGGAACTCTGGGAATGCTAGCTAAAGTGTTCATTGACTCCCTTCAGAAACTCAAGGCTGGTTATCAGACGTCGGTCACTGACCAGTGGGGAAGACTTATCTACCTGTTGTTGGGCAACGCTGGGCTGCTAAAAGCAGATTTTAATTGGTCGGACATCCGAAATCTGACCTCCTTCACATCTCATGAAATGCCCTTCCCCATCATTCTTGGTACCACTGTTTTTCCCGGCTCTTCTTTCGACGTGGAGTACATAACCTATAACAACTCGATCATGGAAATGACTCCATATGAGTTCGGAACATGGGACAAAAACATCCGGGAGTTCATCGACATGCAGTATCTGGGCACTGAAATGGAAAACGGCACCCCCGTGGGTGAATGTACCACCAATTACGACAACGCCGGCCTTCTGATGGGCATTTCTTCCAACGTGTTCAATGCGGGTCTAGACGGACTTGGAATCGACGGAATTTTTGGAATCTTGGTCGAAGA includes:
- a CDS encoding uncharacterized protein (Compare to YALI0B01771g, gnl|GLV|YALI0B01771g [Yarrowia lipolytica] similar to uniprot|Q08108 Saccharomyces cerevisiae YOL011w PLB3_YEAST Lysophospholipase 3 precursor), whose translation is MRISLLCVATLCSSVLALYTPQRGTCPSSPLLRQAKGLQSDEAEYMSSRRNKTKPALSTFLKKQNIDNFDVDSFLERASPKLAVAAAGGGLRATYMGMGTFQALDNRTENSTLAGYLQAVDYMSGLSGGSWLVGYLAINDYPDFQTLFHAFDGIFNLPGSMGTLGMLAKVFIDSLQKLKAGYQTSVTDQWGRLIYLLLGNAGLLKADFNWSDIRNLTSFTSHEMPFPIILGTTVFPGSSFDVEYITYNNSIMEMTPYEFGTWDKNIREFIDMQYLGTEMENGTPVGECTTNYDNAGLLMGISSNVFNAGLDGLGIDGIFGILVEDLMKLLEIINDASYRLGVISPNPFYKQDDIPSNQTISRGLLVCDGGFDLETIPILPFLQPEREVDVVISMDPSLDSPEGWPTGECIRHTAAKSQWEFGEGVFPQIPDNVTFINDNLTTKPVFFGCNITNLKKYDNTDRYSPVIVYVPMHNISYVSNFSTGKLLYTKEESFGTVNNAYNMMTRTNLTEDEEWGKCLGCVSILRELQRLNETVPDCERCFSNYCYN